In Malus sylvestris chromosome 15, drMalSylv7.2, whole genome shotgun sequence, a single genomic region encodes these proteins:
- the LOC126603521 gene encoding probable ATP synthase 24 kDa subunit, mitochondrial — translation MAFSSRLLSKSRQLCGNGVILQQDRVIPVRYFAKEASRPVLKGDEMLKNIFLDVKKKFETALGILRKEKITIDPEDPAAVSQYAKVMKTISEKADLFSESQRIKHTIQTRTQDIPDARTYLLTLKEIRIKRGLTDEFGAEAMMMDALEKVEKELKKPLLRSDKKGMAVLMAEFEKINQKLGIRKEDLPKYEEQLELKKAKAQLEELKKDALEAMETQKKREEFKDEAMVDVKSLDIRNFI, via the exons ATGGCCTTCTCTTCCCGCCTCTTATCCAAATCAAGACAG CTGTGTGGCAATGGAGTCATTCTTCAACAGGATCGCGTTATTCCGGTCCGTTATTTCGCCAAGGAAGCAAGTCGCCCCGTGCTAAAGGGTGATG AGATGCTGAAGAACATCTTCTTGGAtgttaaaaagaaatttgagaCAGCTCTTGGTATACTTCGCAAAGAGAAGATCACCATTGACCCAGAGGATCCAGCTGCTGTTTCTCAGTATGCCAAGGTCATGAAAACCATAAGCGAGAA GGCTGATTTGTTCTCAGAATCCCAGCGCATCAAACACACCATCCAAACCCGAACACAAGATATCCCAGATGCTCGAACATATCTGTTGACATTGAAAGAAATTAGGATCAA GAGAGGTCTCACTGACGAATTTGGTGCAGAGGCTATGATGATGGATGCATTGGAGAAAGTCGAAAAGGAACTGAAGAAACCACTTTTGAGGAGTGATAAAAAGGGGATGGCTGTTCTCATGGCAGAATTTGAGAAAATAAACCAGAA GCTTGGAATTCGTAAGGAGGACCTACCAAAGTATGAAGAACAGCTAGAACTCAAGAAAGCCAAAGCACAGCTGGAGGAACTTAAGAAGGATGCTCTTGAGGCAATGGAAACTCAGAAGAAACG GGAGGAATTTAAGGATGAGGCAATGGTTGATGTGAAGTCGTTAGACATCCGAAACTTCATCTAA
- the LOC126603522 gene encoding iron-sulfur assembly protein IscA, chloroplastic has translation MALSAITTHCPSLVRLPANAPSTSLPSTSVSFRFSSISLSRRKPISIRSTSISAVPKTEGLTPAISLTDSALKHFNKMRSERSEDLCLRIGVKQGGCSGMSYTMDFESKANARPDDSIIEYNGLIMVCDPKSLLFLYGMQLDYSDALIGGGFSFKNPNATQTCGCGKSFAAEM, from the exons ATGGCGCTGTCTGCAATTACCACGCACTGCCCATCTCTTGTTCGTCTGCCGGCGAACGCCCCTTCAACCTCCTTACCTTCTACCTCAGTATCTTTTCGGTTTTCGTCGATCAGCCTCAGCCGTAGAAAACCCATTTCAATTCGATCAACTTCAATTTCGG CTGTGCCAAAAACCGAGGGGCTCACACCTGCAATTTCACTTACAGACAGCGCATTGAAGCACTTCAATAAGATGAGATCTGAACGCAGCGAAGACTTATGCTTGAGAATTGGTGTTAAACAGGGTGGATGCTCAGGCATGTCTTATACCATGGACTTCGAGAGTAAAGCAAATGCAAGGCCAGATGATTCTATCATTGAATATAATGGCTTGATTATGG TTTGTGATCCAAAGAGCCTCCTGTTCTTGTATGGCATGCAATTAGACTACAGTGATGCTCTTATCGGTGGAGGATTTTCTTTCAAGAACCCCAATGCTACACAGACATGTGGATGCGGTAAATCTTTTGCCGCAGAGATGTAG